A portion of the Hoylesella buccalis ATCC 35310 genome contains these proteins:
- the mltG gene encoding endolytic transglycosylase MltG: protein MDKQHKNYYLLAAAICVLLVCGLTFYYFFSAFSTSETTSYIYIDTDDNVDSVVAKLSPIARQHSLHGFTTLMRHTKYADNVRTGRYAIKSGEGAFTVLRHLKNGMQEPVNLTIPTVRTIERLSAELAKHLMLDSTTLANALKNDTVCQKYGYDTTTIACMFIPNTYDIYWNVNMNKLLDRMKKESNNFWNADRKAKAQRLKLSPNEVITLASIVDEETANNGEKPMIAGMYYNRLMLRNAEYPNGMPLQADPTIKFAWKDFGLRRIYNKLLTIKSPYNTYVNTGLPPGPIRIASIAGIESVLNMTHHDYLYMCAKEDFSGTHNFAQTYAEHKVNAAKYTAALNKRGIQ from the coding sequence ATGGACAAACAGCATAAAAACTACTATCTACTTGCTGCGGCCATCTGCGTTCTTCTGGTATGCGGATTGACCTTTTACTATTTCTTCAGCGCTTTTTCGACCTCAGAAACCACCAGCTATATCTACATAGACACGGATGATAATGTCGACTCGGTAGTGGCCAAGCTATCTCCCATAGCCCGTCAACATAGTCTTCATGGTTTTACCACGTTGATGAGGCACACCAAGTATGCCGATAACGTTCGCACAGGTAGGTATGCCATCAAGTCGGGAGAAGGGGCTTTCACGGTTTTGAGGCACCTGAAAAATGGCATGCAAGAGCCTGTTAATCTTACCATTCCTACGGTCAGGACCATTGAGCGCTTGTCGGCCGAACTGGCAAAACATCTGATGCTTGACAGTACAACGTTGGCCAACGCCTTGAAAAACGACACCGTATGCCAAAAATACGGCTACGACACCACCACCATTGCGTGCATGTTCATTCCAAACACCTACGATATTTACTGGAATGTAAACATGAACAAGCTGTTGGATCGGATGAAAAAAGAGAGCAACAACTTCTGGAACGCCGATAGAAAGGCAAAAGCACAGCGACTGAAACTATCTCCAAACGAAGTGATTACCTTGGCCAGCATCGTTGATGAGGAAACGGCTAACAATGGAGAGAAGCCCATGATTGCTGGCATGTACTATAACCGACTGATGTTGCGCAATGCCGAATATCCCAACGGAATGCCACTGCAAGCTGACCCTACCATCAAATTTGCGTGGAAAGACTTTGGTTTGAGGCGCATATACAATAAGCTGTTAACCATCAAAAGTCCCTACAACACATACGTGAACACAGGATTGCCACCAGGCCCCATCCGCATCGCCTCAATTGCTGGCATAGAGTCTGTGCTCAACATGACGCATCACGACTACCTGTACATGTGTGCCAAAGAAGACTTCAGCGGAACACACAACTTTGCACAGACATACGCTGAACACAAAGTCAACGCAGCCAAATACACCGCAGCATTGAACAAACGAGGCATTCAATAA
- a CDS encoding diacylglycerol/lipid kinase family protein — protein sequence MKKIRFIMNPISGTSDKDGIPKMIDAKLDHEQFEYEIITTNHAGHASELATEAKDSHVDIVVAVGGDGTINEVARAIVHSDTALGIIPCGSGNGLARHMLIPMSVKKSIEIINKCVIHDFDYGIINGYPFFCTCGMGFDAYVSQKFAECGKRGPITYVQKVLEEGLKYKPETYEITTENGVSKYKAFLISCANASQYGNNAFIAPQASMSDGLMDVIIMEPFDIIEAPQISIDMFNKTLDKNSKIKTFTSKKLHIHRSKPGVIHYDGDPVMTGRDIDIELVEKGIKIIINPDADKSQRQPNAIQSAAAELFNEINVVREDISKQTRHIQALSKVLQKKLNL from the coding sequence ATGAAGAAGATAAGATTCATCATGAACCCCATATCGGGAACCAGTGACAAGGACGGCATACCCAAAATGATTGACGCAAAGCTCGACCATGAGCAGTTTGAGTACGAAATCATTACGACCAATCATGCCGGTCATGCCTCCGAATTGGCTACTGAAGCCAAAGATTCTCATGTGGATATTGTCGTGGCTGTGGGTGGTGATGGCACTATCAATGAGGTGGCGCGCGCCATTGTGCATTCAGACACGGCACTGGGCATCATCCCCTGCGGTTCAGGTAATGGACTGGCGCGCCACATGCTCATTCCCATGAGTGTGAAGAAGTCCATCGAAATCATCAACAAATGCGTCATCCATGACTTCGACTACGGCATCATCAACGGCTACCCGTTCTTCTGTACCTGCGGCATGGGATTCGATGCCTATGTCAGTCAGAAGTTTGCTGAGTGCGGAAAGCGCGGTCCCATCACCTATGTTCAGAAGGTATTGGAAGAAGGCCTCAAATACAAACCTGAGACTTACGAAATCACCACCGAGAATGGTGTGAGCAAATACAAAGCCTTTCTCATCTCTTGTGCCAACGCATCGCAATATGGCAACAATGCCTTCATCGCGCCACAGGCATCGATGAGCGACGGACTGATGGATGTGATTATCATGGAACCCTTCGATATTATCGAGGCTCCACAAATCAGCATCGACATGTTCAACAAAACGTTGGATAAGAATTCCAAGATTAAGACTTTCACCTCAAAGAAACTCCACATACACCGTAGCAAGCCAGGGGTAATCCATTACGATGGCGACCCAGTGATGACGGGCAGAGACATTGACATCGAACTGGTGGAAAAGGGTATCAAAATCATCATCAACCCCGATGCTGACAAGAGTCAACGACAGCCAAACGCCATTCAGAGTGCCGCTGCCGAGCTGTTCAACGAAATCAACGTGGTACGCGAAGACATCTCCAAACAGACGCGCCACATACAGGCCTTAAGCAAAGTGTTGCAGAAGAAATTAAACCTATGA
- the spt gene encoding serine palmitoyltransferase, with amino-acid sequence MGQLQERYKNYRDPQKYMDAGVYPYFREITSKQGTEVEMGGHRVLMFGSNAYTGLTGDERVIRAAKEALDKYGSGCAGSRFLNGTLDLHVQLEKELATFVGKDETLCFPTGFSVNQGVLAMVVGRNDYIICDDRDHASIVDGRRLSFATQLRYKHNDMADLERLLQKLPYDAVKLIVVDGVFSMEGDLANLPAIVELKRKYNCSIMVDEAHGLGVFGRQGRGVCDHFGLTHEVDLIMGTFSKSLASIGGFIASDSDTVNYLRHTCRTYIFSASDTPAATAAAREALRIIQAEPERIEHLWQVTRYALKRFKEEGFEIGETESPIIPLYVRDIDKTFMVTKLAFDNGVFINPVIPPACAPQDTLVRFALMATHTEEQVERGVQALKKVFVDQGIIKK; translated from the coding sequence ATGGGACAATTACAAGAAAGATACAAGAATTATCGAGATCCTCAGAAATACATGGATGCTGGCGTGTATCCTTATTTCAGGGAAATAACCAGTAAACAAGGAACGGAAGTAGAGATGGGCGGACATCGAGTGTTGATGTTTGGCTCTAACGCTTATACTGGATTGACGGGCGATGAACGTGTCATCCGTGCGGCCAAGGAGGCCTTGGATAAATATGGTTCGGGCTGTGCAGGAAGCCGATTCCTCAATGGTACGCTTGATCTGCATGTGCAATTGGAGAAAGAATTGGCCACCTTCGTGGGGAAAGATGAAACACTGTGTTTCCCTACGGGGTTCTCTGTTAATCAAGGTGTGTTGGCCATGGTGGTGGGTCGCAACGACTATATCATCTGTGATGACCGTGACCATGCCAGCATTGTGGATGGACGTCGCTTGTCGTTTGCCACCCAACTGCGCTATAAGCATAACGACATGGCCGACTTGGAACGGTTGTTGCAAAAGCTTCCTTACGATGCTGTAAAGCTGATTGTGGTGGATGGAGTGTTCTCTATGGAGGGAGATTTGGCCAATTTGCCCGCTATTGTTGAATTGAAACGCAAGTATAATTGTTCCATCATGGTTGATGAGGCGCACGGATTGGGAGTCTTTGGCCGTCAAGGACGTGGTGTTTGTGACCATTTTGGATTGACCCACGAGGTTGACCTCATCATGGGAACCTTCTCAAAGAGTTTGGCTTCTATCGGCGGCTTCATCGCATCGGACAGCGACACCGTCAACTATCTGCGCCATACCTGTCGCACCTATATATTTAGTGCATCCGATACGCCTGCCGCAACAGCTGCCGCACGCGAAGCCCTGCGTATCATTCAGGCTGAACCAGAGCGGATAGAGCATCTTTGGCAAGTCACTCGCTATGCCTTGAAACGCTTTAAGGAAGAAGGTTTTGAGATTGGTGAAACGGAGAGTCCGATTATTCCTCTGTATGTGAGAGATATTGATAAGACCTTTATGGTGACCAAGTTGGCTTTTGACAACGGTGTGTTCATCAACCCTGTGATACCTCCAGCCTGTGCACCGCAAGACACATTGGTTCGTTTTGCACTGATGGCTACACATACTGAAGAACAAGTAGAGCGGGGTGTTCAGGCGTTGAAAAAAGTGTTTGTGGACCAAGGTATCATCAAGAAGTAG